A genomic window from Ilyobacter polytropus DSM 2926 includes:
- a CDS encoding HAD hydrolase-like protein, which yields MKKFDLVIFDLDGTLTDSRVGITKSVSYALDKMGIKPTSLKELEHFIGPPLMDTFMGHYKFSKCDSEKAVNLFRERYSEKGLYENIPFHNINTLLSDLKKSGMKLAVATSKPQHFSEKILDHFLLSQYFDEIIGSSLDNSFSHKNEIIAETLKRFPGISKEKTVMVGDRKFDIEGARENGILSIGVKYGFADPGEIDAACPQFQADNVEDLFKILL from the coding sequence ATGAAAAAATTTGACCTGGTTATTTTTGACCTTGACGGTACTCTCACTGATTCCCGAGTGGGGATAACAAAATCAGTTAGTTACGCCCTTGATAAAATGGGTATAAAACCGACCTCTTTAAAGGAGTTAGAACATTTTATAGGGCCTCCCCTAATGGACACATTTATGGGACATTATAAATTTTCCAAATGTGATTCAGAAAAGGCGGTAAATCTCTTCAGAGAAAGATATTCTGAAAAAGGGCTCTATGAAAATATCCCATTTCATAATATAAATACTCTTTTGTCCGATTTAAAAAAGTCCGGGATGAAACTTGCAGTGGCTACATCTAAACCTCAGCATTTTTCTGAAAAAATACTAGATCATTTTCTTCTGAGTCAATATTTTGACGAGATAATAGGAAGCAGTCTAGACAACAGCTTTTCCCATAAAAATGAAATAATAGCTGAAACCTTGAAAAGATTTCCTGGGATTTCAAAGGAAAAAACTGTTATGGTAGGGGACAGAAAATTTGATATAGAGGGAGCCAGAGAAAACGGCATATTATCTATAGGGGTAAAATACGGTTTTGCAGACCCAGGAGAGATAGATGCTGCCTGTCCTCAGTTTCAGGCAGATAATGTAGAAGATCTTTTTAAGATATTATTGTAG
- a CDS encoding DUF4250 domain-containing protein, with protein sequence MEIKNMKSMDPNLLLSIVNMKLRDEFESLDDLLRYYNLKESDLTDKIKEIGYHYCEETNQFIGC encoded by the coding sequence ATGGAAATCAAAAACATGAAATCAATGGATCCAAATCTTTTGTTAAGTATTGTAAATATGAAGCTCCGAGACGAGTTTGAGAGTCTTGATGATTTGCTTAGGTATTATAATTTGAAAGAGAGTGATCTCACTGATAAAATAAAAGAGATCGGCTATCATTATTGTGAAGAAACCAATCAGTTTATAGGATGTTAA
- a CDS encoding ABC transporter substrate-binding protein yields MKFKIAVIWMLITINVFAYEVMEGSKPRKLEKSYQRIISIYPAHTEVILDLGGKSKLVGTVKEKGISERTQGIKGFSYNDSLEKYLSVRPDLVIIRPMYRDKNKNLFKRLESMGITVVSLQPVSYNDLERYWMDIGRLIGRENAGKEYVNKYRKGLESIGVQDRKRKKVFFEARMQNGLYTASKESIAHFIIEKAGGDILTGNEEPLRKGTSTITPVNMEYLISQGSAIDTYLVQQGRMNSRTKEDIKKTPGYSSIKAVKTGSIYMIDEGALSRPTIKILDAMKEIKKILSKQS; encoded by the coding sequence ATGAAATTCAAAATAGCTGTGATCTGGATGCTTATTACTATAAATGTTTTTGCATACGAGGTCATGGAAGGCAGTAAGCCTAGAAAACTAGAAAAAAGTTATCAGAGAATAATATCTATCTATCCTGCTCATACAGAGGTTATTTTGGATCTGGGCGGCAAGAGCAAACTTGTAGGGACAGTAAAAGAAAAGGGAATATCAGAAAGAACCCAGGGGATTAAAGGGTTCTCCTATAACGATTCCCTGGAAAAATATCTTTCTGTAAGACCTGACCTTGTCATTATAAGGCCTATGTACAGAGATAAGAACAAAAATTTATTTAAAAGACTTGAATCTATGGGAATAACAGTGGTGTCACTTCAGCCTGTCAGCTATAACGACCTAGAGAGGTACTGGATGGATATAGGTCGTCTCATAGGGAGAGAAAATGCCGGGAAAGAGTATGTGAATAAGTACCGTAAGGGCCTCGAGAGTATAGGGGTTCAAGATAGGAAAAGAAAAAAAGTATTTTTTGAAGCAAGAATGCAAAACGGACTCTATACTGCATCAAAAGAATCCATAGCTCATTTTATAATAGAAAAAGCCGGGGGAGATATTCTTACTGGAAATGAAGAGCCCTTAAGAAAAGGAACTTCTACCATCACCCCTGTAAATATGGAGTATCTAATATCCCAGGGGTCAGCAATAGATACTTACCTTGTACAGCAGGGTAGGATGAACTCTAGAACCAAAGAAGACATAAAGAAAACACCTGGTTACTCCTCTATAAAGGCTGTAAAAACCGGAAGCATTTATATGATAGATGAAGGGGCTCTTTCTAGGCCCACAATAAAAATATTAGACGCTATGAAAGAAATCAAAAAAATACTTTCAAAACAGTCATAA
- a CDS encoding ABC transporter ATP-binding protein, with protein MIKAENINYSVPGKNIIKGVDLHIKKGRFYGILGPNGSGKTTLMDIICGVIADYHGSIEVMGKDLKKYHKKDLAKVLALVPQNFNTSFSFNVEEILEMGRYPHKKKFSFLGKEDREIINEVVKELELGSIIDKKITDLSGGERQRAIFGKALIQETPILFLDESTSNLDPYYAHSLLKKVRDRVEEKSLTVISVFHDFTLASLYCDEIIFLKDGKVVKIGETEHTLTPENIKNVFNINSKMMESDDKKFVIPYM; from the coding sequence ATGATAAAAGCTGAGAATATAAATTATTCGGTACCTGGAAAAAATATAATAAAAGGTGTGGACCTTCATATAAAAAAAGGGCGATTTTATGGGATACTAGGTCCTAACGGAAGCGGGAAAACAACTCTTATGGACATAATATGCGGAGTGATAGCCGATTACCATGGAAGTATAGAGGTCATGGGTAAAGACCTGAAAAAGTATCATAAAAAAGATTTGGCCAAAGTTTTGGCTCTAGTTCCACAAAACTTTAATACTTCCTTCTCATTTAATGTGGAAGAGATCCTTGAGATGGGAAGATATCCACATAAGAAAAAGTTTAGCTTTCTTGGGAAAGAAGACAGAGAGATAATAAACGAAGTGGTAAAAGAACTAGAACTAGGTAGTATAATAGACAAGAAAATAACTGATCTTAGTGGTGGAGAGAGACAGAGGGCGATTTTTGGGAAGGCACTGATACAGGAAACCCCTATACTTTTCCTAGATGAATCTACATCCAATCTAGATCCCTATTATGCCCACTCCCTTCTAAAAAAAGTAAGGGACAGGGTAGAGGAAAAAAGCCTAACTGTGATATCTGTGTTTCATGATTTTACCCTTGCTTCACTTTACTGTGACGAGATCATCTTTTTAAAAGATGGTAAAGTGGTGAAGATTGGGGAAACAGAGCATACTCTCACACCGGAGAATATAAAAAATGTCTTCAATATTAACAGTAAAATGATGGAAAGTGATGACAAGAAATTTGTTATCCCGTATATGTAG
- a CDS encoding FecCD family ABC transporter permease, which produces MEKRRFRIWLISGIAIFSVALLVYAGMGYIKIPVKDVFEILFNLNPEKVGMTEWVIVREVRLPRIVVSMIAGAALSLSGLVFQGVLLNPLADPYTLGISAGASFGAALAIILKLSFLGGFTVQLMAFVFAIISLSMVLKMATFGGKINSVSLILSGVIIGAFFSAGLTFTKYIAGDEVASIVFWLMGSFSSKTWSEALIMGIVTLLGFLVFIYYGEEMNILSLGEKNALSMGVETSRVRKILLVTASIISAVSVSVCGIIGFVGLIVPHLMRFLVGTDNKKLIFICAIWGAIILSAADNLVRAVLPNEIPIGIMTSLLGAPFFAFIFRKRLSGGRL; this is translated from the coding sequence GGATGGGATATATCAAAATCCCTGTAAAAGATGTTTTTGAAATATTATTTAATCTAAATCCTGAAAAAGTTGGGATGACTGAATGGGTTATAGTAAGAGAGGTCAGGCTCCCACGGATAGTAGTATCTATGATAGCAGGAGCAGCTCTAAGTCTCAGTGGTCTTGTATTTCAGGGAGTACTCTTAAATCCACTGGCAGACCCCTATACTCTGGGAATATCAGCAGGAGCATCCTTCGGAGCAGCCCTCGCCATAATATTGAAACTAAGTTTTCTAGGTGGCTTTACAGTTCAGCTAATGGCCTTTGTTTTTGCAATAATCAGCCTGAGTATGGTTTTAAAAATGGCTACTTTCGGAGGGAAAATAAATTCTGTATCACTTATACTTTCTGGGGTAATAATAGGTGCATTTTTTTCTGCTGGACTCACCTTTACCAAGTATATAGCCGGTGATGAAGTGGCTTCAATAGTTTTCTGGCTCATGGGAAGTTTTTCATCTAAGACCTGGAGCGAGGCTCTTATTATGGGAATAGTTACTTTGCTCGGATTTCTTGTGTTTATTTATTATGGAGAAGAGATGAATATATTATCTCTAGGTGAAAAAAATGCCCTTTCCATGGGGGTTGAAACCTCTAGAGTCAGAAAAATACTTCTGGTAACTGCTTCTATAATATCGGCAGTTTCAGTATCTGTATGCGGGATAATAGGGTTCGTGGGTCTGATAGTACCACATCTAATGAGATTTCTTGTTGGAACTGACAATAAGAAACTTATATTTATATGTGCCATCTGGGGTGCTATAATATTATCTGCTGCAGACAACCTTGTAAGAGCTGTGCTGCCAAATGAGATTCCCATAGGAATAATGACCTCACTTTTAGGAGCACCATTCTTTGCCTTTATATTTAGGAAAAGGCTTTCGGGAGGTAGACTCTAG